In Paenibacillus stellifer, the DNA window GGAATTGTACTGCACCAGCGACAGCTCCTTGCCCTTGGCCGGATCGCCGAAGTCGCCTGCGTACGAAGTGATTACTTTAATATCAGGTACGACATATTGAGCACCCTCTATGTAGCCTACGAGGAAAGCGTTGATGCCCGGTACGTCCAGCCCGCCCAGAAATCCGATAATTTTCTCAGGGTTGGCATTAGGAAGATTGGAGGTGGTTGTCAGCGCCGCTGCCGCTCCGGCGAGGAAGGAAGCATCATTTACACGGTACCACATGGCATACACATTGTCCGGCACATCTTCGAAGTCGGTGTCAAAGTCGATGAATTTCTTCTCCGGATGCTCGGCCGCAATGGCGTGGAAGATTTCCGATGCGGTGGAGTTGCCCGAAATAATGAGGTCCCAATCCTGCTCGACAACATCCCGGTAGATCGGCTCCCACTTCGTCTGGTCAGTTCCCATCTCGATGACTTTGGTTGTGGCTCCCAGCTGGTCCCGAACCAATTCAAGACCTCTGTTCGCCGAATCCAGGAATGATTTATCGCCCAAGTTGCCGGGAATCAGCAGGACTACTTTCAGTTTGTCCCCATCTTTAGAGGCAGCCGCTTCGGAAGCGGCCGGAGCATTGCTGCTGGTAGCTGCTGTGTTGCCGGTGGCGGAATTGCCCGAGCCTGAACAAGCGGTCAGAATAACAAGCATGAGTACACTTACCAGAGCCAGCATTTTCTTCATAAAAATATCCCCTTCTTCGCCTTAAATTTGTGATGGCTTGGACGTTGACCAGTCAATCTATCCTCTAAACCGTTTCACCTTATCCATGAAAATCCGTACCCGGCTCTCATCCACCAGGTTGTCGAACTTTCCGTCCACCTTAAAGGTGGTGCCTACCACGGCTCCATCCGCGATGGTCAGCTGCCGCTCGATATTATCCACGGTGCAGCCTGTGTTGCAGAACACCACCGTCTCCGGGACCGCATCCTTCACTCTGGAGAGAACCTCGCTGCTGGTTTCCGCCCCGGCCGTCAAGCCTGACACGCACAAGGCGTCGGGTCTGTTGTTGAATACTGTCGATTTGGCAATATCTATGATGTCTCTGTCTCCCAGATAAGCCGAAGCCTCGGGTACGATGTTGAACAGGATTTTCAGATCATGGGCTCCAAGCTCCGTCTTGTGGCGGATCGTCTGTCCGACGTTCGTATTCCATAAGCCGAAGTCGCTGGCGTAGACTCCCGTGATGATCTCCCGGATGAAGCTTGCGTCGGTGGCGACTGCCAGATCAATCGATGCAATCGGGTCCCATAGTACGTTGACGCCAAAGGGGATTCGGATATCCCGCTTCAGCTCCCCGATCACCCGGGCCATGGCGGCTGTTGTCTCGGGTCTCACCTTTGTCAGATAAGGCAGGCTGAATTCATTCGAGAACATCACAGCGTCTACCCCGCCGTTCTGCAGTCCCATCAGATCCTGTCTGGCTAATTCTACTACCCGGTCCATGCCGCCTTCGCGTTCATAGAAAGGGTCTCCCGGTAAAGCGCGAATATGGCACATGGCAATAATCGGCTTTATCGTTCCAAACGTTTGTTTAATCCATTCCATAATTTTGACTCCTCCGTCGTGGTGTATCGGGTGAAGACAACTGTTTCGGCCTCGCCCCATCGTGTCAGATAAAATAACATATTGCTTTATTAATTTAACGCAATTATAGCGACAACTTTCTGATCACGTCAAGAACTTTTGTGATAATTTATTTATTTTTATTTTCTTTTTATTATCTTTCATGGTTTTTCAATTGATTTCCAACAGAAGAAAAATCACACAAAAAAACCGTGAAAAAACGCTGAATCCCTTGATAAATCAAGAAATTTCCCAGCATTTTTTCACGGCAGCCTACAGAACCGCATTATTCAGCAATCAGAACCTCAACGCCAATCTTTTCCAATTCCAACCTAAAACGATCATCAATTCGATTTGTTATTAATTTATTAATTCTGGAAATTTCACACAGGTAACAAAATACTTTTGTGTTATGTTTGCTATCATCCGTAACCATAATTACTTCTTCGGCGGCATCAATCATGGCCTTCTTGGCAGGCACTTCTTCCCTGGTCCGGTTGGAGATCCCGAATTCCAGATCGATCGCGTCGCAGCCCAGAAAGGTTTTGTTCACATGAACTTTTTTGAAAAATTCAACTGTCTGATCACCGACAAGGGTATACACGGAATCGCTGAGCGCGCCGCCTGAAACCATCAGCTTCACGTTGGGCTTCATCGCCACTTCCATCGAGATTTTGATATCATTGGTCAGCACGGTGATATCCTGCGTCTTCATGCTCTTGGCGATTTCCAGCGTGGTGGAGCCTGCGTCGAAGACAACAATGTCGCCCTCTTCAATCAGACTGGCAGCAAGAGCTCCAATCTTCTTCTTCGCTTCGGAATTCGCCTCGAACTTGCTGGCGATCGGAATCTCGTAGGCGAACTTGTTCATGATGGACATGACGCCGCCATGAGTCTTGACGACAAGCCCCTTCTCCGCCAATTCATCCAGATCCCGTCTGATCGTGACTTTGGACACCTCGAACTGCTCGCTCAGTTCTTTGACGTTGGCTTTCTTCTTGCGGTTGATATACTCGAGAATTTTCTCAACGCGTTCAATTTGGAACACGGTTCATCCCCCTCCACAAGTGTCAGGCCAGAGCAAGGGCAATCTGCATCATGCCCGTGAAGGTCTGCTCCCGCTCTGCGGCCGTCGTCGGCTTCTCTCCCGGCTTGTCCGAGATCGTGACCATGCACAGCGCGTGCTTGCCGGCTCTGGCGGCATTCATATACAGGGCAGCAGCCTCCATCTCGGACGCAAGCACACCCATTTTAAGCCAGCCTTCATCATGCTCCTTGGCATTGTCGCAGTAGAAGACGTCACCTGACATAATGTTGCCCACTCTTACCGGCAGCCCAAGCTCCTTGGCCGCTTCCACAGCCTTGCTGAGCAGCTCGTAGCTGGCAATCGGGGCGAACGTGCCGGGCAGATTGAAGCTTTTGGCATAATTAGAGTCCGTACACGCCCCCATGCCGATAATAATATCACGCATCTTCACATCCGGCTGAATGGCGCCCGACGAGCCGATACGAATAATGTTGTCCACATCATAGAAATTGAACAGCTCATACGAATAGATCCCCATCGAAGGCATACCCATCCCATGGCCCATTACCGAGACGCGCTTTCCTTTATACGTTCCCGTGTACCCCAGCATGTTGCGGACTTCATTGAAGCATACCGGGTTGTCCAGAAAATTCTCGGCGATAAACTTGGCCCGCAGCGGGTCCCCGGGCATCAGAACCGTCTTGGCGATATCTCCCGGCGAGGCTGTAATATGCGGTGTTGGCGTTGACATAGTGAATCCCTCCATGTTGTGTAATTCCCGTATTGTAATTGCCGTCTCATGATTGGCTGTATTGTGAACGATTGTATTGTGCTTGGTTGTAACTTGACTGGCTTGCTCGGTTACGCGATTGCTGCGATTCCGGGCTGCTATAATTCCGGATTATTCCCTTTTGATTTCTCGGTTCCTGGTTACTGCGATTCCAGGTCATAGCGATTCCATGTCACTGCTGCTCCTGATCCGATTCGGCCAGAGACTGAAGATAAATATCCGTCGTCTCATGCATCCAGTCTTTGAAGCCGGGATAAATTTTGCGGTACTGTTCAAAAATGCGTCTGTACTTGCGGTGCGCCTCGGGATTCGGAGTGATGACCTTCTCCAGCTTGACCATCGCCTTGGTCGCCTCCGCCAATCCCGGATAGATTCCAGCCGCCACAGCCACAGTGATCGCACAGCCGAGACATGGCGCCTGCCGGTCCTGCGGCACGTTCACTGTCACATTGCTGACGTCCGCATGAATTTGCATGAACACATCGGACTGCGACGTGCCGCCTGCAATATTGATCTCCTGAACGGGAAAGCCGCTGTCTCTGAACTGTACCAAAAGATTCTCCGTGCCGAAGGCAATTCCCTCCATAAGCGCACGGTACATATGCGCACGGGTGTGATTGAGCGAGAGTCCATAGAACATGCCCCTGACCTTCGAATCGAGATAAGGATGGCGGTTGCCCTGCCAGTAATCCAGCACTATGAGTCCCTCTGATCCCGGTTCAAGCTCTGCGGCCTGACGGTTCAGATAATCAAATACGCCTTCTTCCACATCCTCCAGATCGCGGCAAAATTCCCGCCGGAACCAGCTGAGAATCGAGCCCGACGAGACCTGGCCCCTGTAGGAGGTATAATAGCCCGGAATCAGATGATCCGGTCCCGTATTGATCAAGCCTTCATTAAACAGAGCTTCATCCGTCAGCGCCATAGCCAGATTCGAGGAGCCTGTAATGAGCGCAAGCTTACCCGGTTCGCTTACCCCCATCCCCAGAATGGCGATGGAAGAATCGATGCCGCCCTGCGCCACCAGCGTATGATACCCGAGGCCAAGCTCATCCGCCGCCTCTTTTGTCAGCGTTCCAATCGCGTCTCCTACTGCATACACATGCCCGTCCGGGAATTTGGACACCGCCTCCTCCAGGCCGATCGTATTGTAGAAATCCTCTGCGAACGCTCCGTCGCGGGCATTGTACCCCCAGTTGCAGGAGTTGTTGATGTTGATGGACCAGATCCCCGTCAGACGATATGTGAGCCAATCCTGGTATTCGCAAAAGACCTCCGCCTTCTCGTAGTTCTCCTTCTCATGGCGCTTCACCCAGAGCAGCTTGCCCGGCATCCATTCCGCCGACAGCTTCGCTCCCGTCAATGCCTCGATCTCATTCACTTCCTGCGAAGCGCGGACATCCATCCAGATCAGACAATCCCTCACCGGAGTCCCGTCGAGCATGCTCAGGACCACGCTGCAGCTGGTCGTCGCCGTACTGATGCCAATAATCCGGTCCTTGGTTATGCCCGTCTCCGCCATGCCTTTGGCCAAGCTTGCCTTAAGGGCGTTCCACCAATCCTCAGGCGACTGCTCCGCCCATCCGGTATGTAAATGGGTTGTCCGATATTCGGTCGCCGCGAATCCCAGGGAATTCCCCTGCAAATCGTAGAATCCTACGCGAATGCTTCCTGTGCCTCCATCAATACCGACCAGCACATCCCGTTCCATTCCTTCACCCCTTATCCTGTTCACACATGAAGCGTCCTTCTAATAGCGATGAAGATTAAAATCCCTGTTAATCCCGTATATGGCTCCGGTAACGACGATGCCGACCTGCTCCAGATCGTTCAGATCGCAGGTCTCCATCGGCGAGTGGCTGTAACGGTCCGGCATCCCCATATCGAGACACGGAATACCGTCGTTCTCCAGCTGCAAATACGCCGTATCGCTCAGCGCCCCCCGAGCGGCGCTCCGCTGAAGTGTTATTCCGCTATCCTGCGCCGATTTCTTGATTAACTCGAACAGCCCCTTGTGAGCGATATTTCCGTTCAGCGTACCTTTTCCATGAAAATTAAACAGGGTGACACCCGGCCCTCCACCAAGCACCACATTGTTGACGCCCCGCTGATCCGGGGTATCTCCGGCGCCGGGGCCAAGCAGGCAGATTGCCATATCCGTCTTGACGCTGCGGGCCGCCATCATCGCGCCTCTGGCATTAAATTCTTCCATTACAGTCCCCACCAGATGAACGGTGCATTCCGGCTTCTTCTCGGCCAGGGCGGAGGCAATCTGCAGCAGATTCGTCAGTCCGGCCGCATCGTCAATATAGGCTCCGGCAATCCGGTCGCCAAGCAGCTCCACATAATGAGGCGCAAAAGTTACAGGGCAGCCGACATGAATACCAAGCTCATGCACCTGCTCCATGCTCTTCGCGCCGATGTCGATGAACAAGCTGGGGAACGGATCAACCTTCGCCTTATCCGCTGGGGATTGAATATGATAGGCCTTAGCGCCGATCAGGCCGGGATAGTAGTCGCCATTTTCACTGCCGACCATCACCGGAATGCCCTGGACGATCTTCTCGGAAATGCCTCCCACCCGCTCGATCCGCAGAAACCCGTCAGGCTCGATCCGGCTGATAACAAAACCGATTACATCCATATGCGCGAACACCATCAGATGGGGCGCTTCCGGATCACTACCCGGAAAGGTGGCGATCACATTCCCTGTCTTGTCGATCATCACCTGGTCGGTGTATTTGGACAGATCATCCTTGAACCGATATGCCATTCGGGATTCATAGCCTGACAACCGGATGATTCCCATATATTCCCTCAGTGTTGTCTTTAGTTCTTCCTTCTGCATCAAGGAACATCACTCCTTTGGAATCAAATCCGCGAATATGATCATTTATGTTCTTTTATGATCGTTTTATATTCTTTTTCTTATTATTATATACACTTCATGATTATCTGTAAACAATGATGACATCATTTTCTTGATGCTGTATGAATAACTATGCTTAGAGCGGCATGACGTAATATTTTTTGACATTCGATTCAGGAGACAATCCTTGTACACTAGAGTATCTTCATATCCTGCGCGGATGGGCTGGGCACGTGTCGATCTCACTTCAGAAGGCGTACTACCCTTTTTTATATAATGGTTATGTTTAAGATAAATGTTGAAAATTGATATTTTCAGAATAGTCGGGTATAACAAGGCTATATGAAGGATTACGGAGGTCTTATTATGCCAAGTATAGATTTGCTACCGAAGTTACTAACGAGGTTAGAGAGAACCGATTTTCCAAGGGGAAAGTCTGCCCTTACTGTGGGCATGAGGAAGTATCAAGAAAGTATGGATTTCACAGTGTTGCTACAAAATACCTTGCTGTAAAAACTAAACATTTATTAGTGCAGTCACATACCTCTCACTCAGATACAAAGTTAAAAGATTTTAAAATTAGGGAAGCGATTTATATATAACTATGGTAAATATTTAAATAATTACACTATTCTGTTATATAATTAAGTACAGTCACAATAGTAAAATAAAGCGAAATGATTAATAGTGATTATATGAAATATGGGCAAGTTATTGGAGGATGTCAATGTTGAATATTAATTTAAATGAATACTTTAAAAAGCAAAAAAAATTTAGTGGAAGTGTATTGGTATCAAAAAATAATGAAATTATATTTAATGAATCATATGGATATTCAGATAAGGAAAAAGGAATAAAAAATACATCTCAAACAAAATTCATGATTGGCTCTATGACAAAGCCAATAACTGCATTATGTATTATGCAGTTATCAGAAAAAGGTATGCTTTCAACAAGTCAGAATATTGAAGATTATTTTCCAGACTTATACAAGGGTCAAGGAATTACAATTCATCATCTTCTAACTCATACTTCTGGAATACCTAACCACATAATGCTAAGAAAACAAATAAAATGGGGAGAACATCATACACCCCAAGAAATACTACAAATCATAAAAGGTTATAAATTGAAATTCCCTGTTGGTGAAAAATGGTCGTATAGTAATACTAATTATATTATTCTTGGCTTGATAATTGAAATGGTTTCTGGAATGAGTTATCACCAATATGTTAAAAATCATATATTTATTCCTGCTAACATGAATAATTCAGGTTTTTGTGATGAAGAAGAAAAAAATGTAGCCAATAATTATATTAAGGGTGAAAAAGGATTCTATATGGACCCATCAATATGGTTTGCTTGTGGTGATATTGTATCAACTGTTGGTGATTATTATTTGTTTGATAGAGCAATTCAGGATGGTAAACTATTGAAAACCCAAATAGTAAAGGAAATGCAAAAGCCTCACCACGACGGAAAATATGTAAAATATGGATATGGATTGATTATAAAAAAACACTTCGATTGTAAAAGTATATGCCATGGTGGGGGAATTGCAAATGGTTACACTTCTCATTTTGAAAAATATATTGATGACGATATTACCATTATTGTATTAAGCAATGATTTAGTAAAATACCAATTCTTATCATTGGGCGGGGCTGGTGGTACATATATAGGTAGAGAGATTGCTTCTTTAATTTATGGTAAAAAGTTAGGTGCTTTTAAGAAGATATTCTAAAAGAGATTCTTAATATAAGTGAAGCTTAAAATGACACCCCTTAAAAATTATCATATTATCAACACTGTTATTAAACATAGCCTATATAAAAAAGCATCTATAAAAATAGACCAGCCAGAAGTCTGGCTGGCCTAATCATGCAAAAGCACCCCGCAGGGTGCTTGATTGTTTGATTGGAATCTTCCCGGTCTTCCCGGTTCCAGTCTCCTCGTTCACGTACTACCCGTTCATGCTCTACCCTTTCATGCTCTATTCGTTCACACTCTACTAGTTCACGCTCAACCCGTTCATGCTCTACCCTTTCACATTGTTCCCGGTCACACTCTTCCTTGTGTACATATTCTGATCCTGCAGCCGAATGAACACCTTGCCGAACCGCCCGCCCTGGCTGACCGTTACCGGCCCGTCGCCGTAGGTGCTGCGTACGTAATCCGTTACGACCTTCCGGGCAGTCGCATTCGCCTCCACTCGGTGATGCTTCAGCATCTCCATAACTTCAATGACAGCATCATCCGGGGACAGCTCCACCGTCTTCATCTCCCGGGTAACAATGGACTCATAGGCATACCCTTTCAGGTAGAGCAGATGCAGGAGATAGGCCATGTCCGAAGGCCCGTTCATATTCTTCTGTCCACCCAACAGCGGAAGCACCTCGTTCACCAGACTGTGTTCTCGATCGCCCGCCATCGTGCTAATATAGCAAAATTGGCGTGCGCAGCCAAGCAACCGCTCCACACTATCCCAGTCCGTAACGACCGGACACATGGAGACGAACACCAGGTCGAAGGCTTGCTGCCAACCTTTTTGGGCCAGATCAATATCCTCAAAAGCCTCATGGACAAGGCTCACCCGCTCCTGCTCCCGGTTAAGCGGCTCCGTATTGGCTTTGAACAGCTTCGCCAACGGAACATTTGGCTCAACCGCCGTTACTCTGGCGCCGCGCTCGGCAAAAGGAACGGAGAACCCACCCGAGGCCGCCCCGACATCCAGCACCGACATTCCGTCGAACTCGACGCCCTGCCCTTCGATCCACCCGATAATCCGCTCGCTCCGGTGTCTTCCCGCGTCACTGAACACTTCCCGGTTGAACACCTCCGCCTTGTCGTCGAAGCTGCGGGTCATATCAACCCCCGACCGCTTCATCCGATTGGCCATGCTGTGCGGGTCTTCCTTCCACGCCTTCTCCCATACCTCTTCATTAAAAAGATCATTACTCATCTCGTTCATTCCTCTCTCCTTGAGAATTAAGTGCCGGATTAACTCCGGGTCAATCAAAGATTTAAAAGACTTATTATATCTATAATTAATCCAAAAATAACGGGCCGATGCTTACCTTCCCGTCATTTTGGCGGCTAGATCGGCCAGCTTTCTACTGCGCAAATACTCTTCCATCCGCTGCTCCGCCTCCACCATTTCCCTCTGAATCAGACATTCGGTTGGATGATTCAATGTGCAGTCGAACAAGGAGGCCGTGCCTTCAATGGCATGGATGACATCCAGGAACGAAACGTCTTCCTTGTTCCGCTTCACCCTGTACCCGCCGTTCGCGCCGGACGCGGATTCGATGAGTCCCGCCTTCACCAGCTTGGTCAGGATTTTGGACAGATAGGTTGGAGATACATCCTGCCTCTCCGCCAGCTGCTGCACCCCGATCGGCTTATCCGAAGCTGCGGCCACCAGGAACAGCATCGTATGCAGCGCATAATTCGTCGCTTTGGAATATTTCATGCTCTTCACCCCCTAATCGCGGACTTCATGTATCTACAATATACATTATCTTTCAATCTGTCAACAGCTTCTTCAGGCTGAATAATAACTTAGTACCCCGACCAGCGCCATTAACACAAAGATAGCCGCAATTACGATTAAAGAGATTTTCGTAGCCTTGTTCACAATCCATCACCACCTTTGCGCTTTGCGGATTCGAAAAATACGGCTCACAGCCATCTATTAGCCCAACACATGATGAGTATTTCCCGGTCAATAATTCTCACCCCGGTAATAACGTTCAAGCTTATGCTCCAGGTGGACGAGCTGAGCTTTTTTCATTTCTATATCATCCAGAAGAGTCTGCTTCTGCTTCTGAATGAGCTGAATTCGATCCGGCAGCGTAGCGGTTCCGGCCTTGACCATGTCATGATATTTCTTGATTTCTTCCACACTCATCCCCGTCTCACGCAGACATTTCAGGAATATGAGCCAATTAATTTCATAATCCGTATACAGGCGGATATTTTGCTCGTTGCGGACCACCGTGTCGAGAAGGCCCTTGCGTTCATAGAAACGAATCGCTCCGATATTAATGCCAACTTTTTTCGCAACCTGACCAATTGTAAAAATCATCATCATCCCCTAAATTCATGGTTGACCTGCACTAAGTGTAGCATAGTAAGCTATGAATTGTTAACCGAACATACTTTAATGAAAGAAGGGCCACACATGAACAAAATCGCATTCGTAACCGGTGCTAACAAAGGAATTGGATATGAAATCGCAAGACAGCTGGGCGAGGCAGGTTGGACCGTTGTACTTGGAGCACGCAGTATTGAACGAGGCGAAGCAGCCGCTTCCGAATTAAGAAATCAAGGGCTTAGTGCGGAGTTTGTGCAGATTGATATGACCGATCGGGCAAGCATCGAACAAGCCGCAGACACCATTCAAAACCGCTATCCGGAGCTTACGCTGCTCATTAACAATGCCGGTATGCCAGGAGCTTTCTCAGGCTCATTCAGCGATACCCGGGAGGAACATTTGCGGAACGCGTTTGAAGTCAATTTCTTCGGCACGTTCCGCTTGAACCAACGGCTGTTCCCTTTAATTAAGAAGAATGAAGGAACGATCGTGAATGTATCCACCGATATGGGATCGCTGAACTATATGCAGAATTTCGAGCA includes these proteins:
- a CDS encoding BMP family ABC transporter substrate-binding protein; translated protein: MKKMLALVSVLMLVILTACSGSGNSATGNTAATSSNAPAASEAAASKDGDKLKVVLLIPGNLGDKSFLDSANRGLELVRDQLGATTKVIEMGTDQTKWEPIYRDVVEQDWDLIISGNSTASEIFHAIAAEHPEKKFIDFDTDFEDVPDNVYAMWYRVNDASFLAGAAAALTTTSNLPNANPEKIIGFLGGLDVPGINAFLVGYIEGAQYVVPDIKVITSYAGDFGDPAKGKELSLVQYNSGADVIFGAAGGTGLGIFDAAKEKKKYAIGVDSDQAEMVKGTDPDKANLILTSSMKNIDQSILRAVKKYQEGTLEFGKRETLSFTEGAVGIAKNDIYNAAFTPEMKAKIEEIEKKLINKEIVVSDASKMETSEVEKIRNAVKP
- a CDS encoding BtpA/SgcQ family protein, with the translated sequence MEWIKQTFGTIKPIIAMCHIRALPGDPFYEREGGMDRVVELARQDLMGLQNGGVDAVMFSNEFSLPYLTKVRPETTAAMARVIGELKRDIRIPFGVNVLWDPIASIDLAVATDASFIREIITGVYASDFGLWNTNVGQTIRHKTELGAHDLKILFNIVPEASAYLGDRDIIDIAKSTVFNNRPDALCVSGLTAGAETSSEVLSRVKDAVPETVVFCNTGCTVDNIERQLTIADGAVVGTTFKVDGKFDNLVDESRVRIFMDKVKRFRG
- a CDS encoding DeoR/GlpR family DNA-binding transcription regulator; amino-acid sequence: MFQIERVEKILEYINRKKKANVKELSEQFEVSKVTIRRDLDELAEKGLVVKTHGGVMSIMNKFAYEIPIASKFEANSEAKKKIGALAASLIEEGDIVVFDAGSTTLEIAKSMKTQDITVLTNDIKISMEVAMKPNVKLMVSGGALSDSVYTLVGDQTVEFFKKVHVNKTFLGCDAIDLEFGISNRTREEVPAKKAMIDAAEEVIMVTDDSKHNTKVFCYLCEISRINKLITNRIDDRFRLELEKIGVEVLIAE
- the deoD gene encoding purine-nucleoside phosphorylase — translated: MSTPTPHITASPGDIAKTVLMPGDPLRAKFIAENFLDNPVCFNEVRNMLGYTGTYKGKRVSVMGHGMGMPSMGIYSYELFNFYDVDNIIRIGSSGAIQPDVKMRDIIIGMGACTDSNYAKSFNLPGTFAPIASYELLSKAVEAAKELGLPVRVGNIMSGDVFYCDNAKEHDEGWLKMGVLASEMEAAALYMNAARAGKHALCMVTISDKPGEKPTTAAEREQTFTGMMQIALALA
- a CDS encoding FGGY-family carbohydrate kinase, which codes for MERDVLVGIDGGTGSIRVGFYDLQGNSLGFAATEYRTTHLHTGWAEQSPEDWWNALKASLAKGMAETGITKDRIIGISTATTSCSVVLSMLDGTPVRDCLIWMDVRASQEVNEIEALTGAKLSAEWMPGKLLWVKRHEKENYEKAEVFCEYQDWLTYRLTGIWSININNSCNWGYNARDGAFAEDFYNTIGLEEAVSKFPDGHVYAVGDAIGTLTKEAADELGLGYHTLVAQGGIDSSIAILGMGVSEPGKLALITGSSNLAMALTDEALFNEGLINTGPDHLIPGYYTSYRGQVSSGSILSWFRREFCRDLEDVEEGVFDYLNRQAAELEPGSEGLIVLDYWQGNRHPYLDSKVRGMFYGLSLNHTRAHMYRALMEGIAFGTENLLVQFRDSGFPVQEINIAGGTSQSDVFMQIHADVSNVTVNVPQDRQAPCLGCAITVAVAAGIYPGLAEATKAMVKLEKVITPNPEAHRKYRRIFEQYRKIYPGFKDWMHETTDIYLQSLAESDQEQQ
- a CDS encoding M42 family metallopeptidase, which produces MQKEELKTTLREYMGIIRLSGYESRMAYRFKDDLSKYTDQVMIDKTGNVIATFPGSDPEAPHLMVFAHMDVIGFVISRIEPDGFLRIERVGGISEKIVQGIPVMVGSENGDYYPGLIGAKAYHIQSPADKAKVDPFPSLFIDIGAKSMEQVHELGIHVGCPVTFAPHYVELLGDRIAGAYIDDAAGLTNLLQIASALAEKKPECTVHLVGTVMEEFNARGAMMAARSVKTDMAICLLGPGAGDTPDQRGVNNVVLGGGPGVTLFNFHGKGTLNGNIAHKGLFELIKKSAQDSGITLQRSAARGALSDTAYLQLENDGIPCLDMGMPDRYSHSPMETCDLNDLEQVGIVVTGAIYGINRDFNLHRY
- a CDS encoding serine hydrolase domain-containing protein encodes the protein MLNINLNEYFKKQKKFSGSVLVSKNNEIIFNESYGYSDKEKGIKNTSQTKFMIGSMTKPITALCIMQLSEKGMLSTSQNIEDYFPDLYKGQGITIHHLLTHTSGIPNHIMLRKQIKWGEHHTPQEILQIIKGYKLKFPVGEKWSYSNTNYIILGLIIEMVSGMSYHQYVKNHIFIPANMNNSGFCDEEEKNVANNYIKGEKGFYMDPSIWFACGDIVSTVGDYYLFDRAIQDGKLLKTQIVKEMQKPHHDGKYVKYGYGLIIKKHFDCKSICHGGGIANGYTSHFEKYIDDDITIIVLSNDLVKYQFLSLGGAGGTYIGREIASLIYGKKLGAFKKIF
- a CDS encoding class I SAM-dependent methyltransferase, translating into MSNDLFNEEVWEKAWKEDPHSMANRMKRSGVDMTRSFDDKAEVFNREVFSDAGRHRSERIIGWIEGQGVEFDGMSVLDVGAASGGFSVPFAERGARVTAVEPNVPLAKLFKANTEPLNREQERVSLVHEAFEDIDLAQKGWQQAFDLVFVSMCPVVTDWDSVERLLGCARQFCYISTMAGDREHSLVNEVLPLLGGQKNMNGPSDMAYLLHLLYLKGYAYESIVTREMKTVELSPDDAVIEVMEMLKHHRVEANATARKVVTDYVRSTYGDGPVTVSQGGRFGKVFIRLQDQNMYTRKSVTGNNVKG
- a CDS encoding Rrf2 family transcriptional regulator; translation: MKYSKATNYALHTMLFLVAAASDKPIGVQQLAERQDVSPTYLSKILTKLVKAGLIESASGANGGYRVKRNKEDVSFLDVIHAIEGTASLFDCTLNHPTECLIQREMVEAEQRMEEYLRSRKLADLAAKMTGR
- a CDS encoding MerR family transcriptional regulator codes for the protein MMMIFTIGQVAKKVGINIGAIRFYERKGLLDTVVRNEQNIRLYTDYEINWLIFLKCLRETGMSVEEIKKYHDMVKAGTATLPDRIQLIQKQKQTLLDDIEMKKAQLVHLEHKLERYYRGENY
- a CDS encoding SDR family NAD(P)-dependent oxidoreductase, translating into MNKIAFVTGANKGIGYEIARQLGEAGWTVVLGARSIERGEAAASELRNQGLSAEFVQIDMTDRASIEQAADTIQNRYPELTLLINNAGMPGAFSGSFSDTREEHLRNAFEVNFFGTFRLNQRLFPLIKKNEGTIVNVSTDMGSLNYMQNFEHALNAFDYNSSKTANNAMTVAMALELQDSKAQVFAVTPGFTSTDLNGNAEGGKSKDAGAAIIVGYATDGKRHNGEFLDVNGVFEW